A window of Psychromonas sp. CNPT3 contains these coding sequences:
- a CDS encoding Bor family protein, giving the protein MKFKLLSLALCIGLLGGCAAQTFTINGENGENGETPTTQQSQNFFISGLGQEKVIDAAAVCGGAENVIKVEAQHTLINGLLGFVTFGIYTPRDAKVYCK; this is encoded by the coding sequence ATGAAATTTAAACTATTAAGTCTTGCATTATGTATTGGATTGTTAGGTGGTTGTGCCGCTCAGACATTTACTATTAATGGAGAGAATGGTGAGAATGGTGAAACCCCAACCACACAACAGTCACAAAATTTCTTTATTAGCGGCCTAGGTCAAGAAAAAGTCATTGATGCAGCTGCTGTTTGTGGTGGAGCTGAAAATGTAATCAAAGTTGAAGCACAGCACACTTTGATTAATGGCCTTTTAGGTTTTGTTACATTCGGAATTTATACGCCAAGAGATGCAAAGGTTTACTGTAAATAG
- a CDS encoding IS3 family transposase (programmed frameshift) — protein MPKYNNPRRTWKYTNDFKVNVVQLSFTADITIKAVAEKFDIHPFMLSRWRKEYREGIIVADKRKKIMGQSLTKKALTKEKNLERENKQLKEELYVPKKVATVSCGGTSGRYRFIEKLRAEVNVLVLLRLLGVSKSGYYDWRKRQPSAREIKDRELTVKIQAIYNEHKGRYGSPRIFKTLQKLGYKISKNRVERLYHRLNLVARVIRVTHRSAGLKRFLATGENLRPDGNVPTVVNKVWVADVTYLKVRGVWRYLSVIMDLYSRRIISWSLDKNRTMEVTKRTLQNAIKKRKPAKGLMIHTDRGVEYRGQVYQRALKRNGIIHSLSRAGKCTDNAHMESFFHSMKAEVIRGNTFKSNMELRGVLGSCINKYYNARRMHSGINYCSLIEYEALAA, from the exons ATGCCAAAGTACAACAATCCAAGAAGAACTTGGAAGTATACAAATGATTTCAAAGTAAATGTCGTCCAATTAAGTTTTACTGCAGATATAACTATAAAAGCTGTCGCAGAAAAATTCGACATTCACCCCTTTATGCTGTCTCGATGGCGAAAAGAATATCGTGAAGGGATTATTGTGGCAGACAAACGTAAAAAGATAATGGGTCAATCATTGACTAAAAAAGCACTGACAAAAGAGAAAAATCTTGAGCGAGAAAATAAGCAACTTAAGGAGGAGTTGTACGTCC CTAAAAAAGTGGCAACGGTTTCTTGCGGAGGAACATCAGGGCGTTATAGATTCATCGAAAAACTCCGAGCAGAAGTTAATGTGCTCGTTTTATTACGCTTACTTGGCGTTTCTAAAAGTGGTTATTATGATTGGAGAAAGCGTCAGCCCAGTGCTCGTGAAATTAAAGATCGTGAATTAACAGTTAAAATCCAAGCCATATACAATGAACATAAGGGACGTTATGGAAGCCCTAGGATTTTTAAAACATTACAAAAGCTAGGTTATAAGATCAGTAAAAATCGCGTAGAACGGCTGTATCATAGGCTTAATCTCGTTGCTAGAGTGATTCGAGTGACGCATCGCTCAGCGGGTTTAAAACGTTTTCTTGCTACTGGTGAGAACTTGCGACCTGACGGTAATGTACCTACGGTCGTTAATAAAGTGTGGGTTGCTGATGTGACCTATTTAAAAGTAAGAGGTGTGTGGCGTTACTTATCAGTAATTATGGACTTATATTCAAGGCGTATTATTAGTTGGAGTTTAGATAAAAATAGAACAATGGAAGTAACTAAACGTACGCTACAAAATGCAATTAAAAAACGAAAGCCCGCAAAAGGTTTAATGATACATACAGATCGAGGTGTTGAATATCGAGGTCAAGTATATCAAAGAGCATTAAAGCGAAATGGAATAATCCATAGCTTAAGTCGAGCGGGAAAATGTACCGATAATGCTCATATGGAATCTTTTTTTCATTCTATGAAAGCAGAAGTTATTCGCGGTAATACATTTAAAAGTAATATGGAATTACGAGGAGTACTTGGGAGCTGCATTAACAAATACTACAATGCGAGAAGGATGCATTCTGGTATTAACTATTGTTCTCTAATAGAATATGAAGCGCTAGCTGCGTGA
- a CDS encoding manganese/iron ABC transporter ATP-binding protein — protein MQGLTVNNISVTYRNGFNALENASFSLPKGSITALVGINGSGKSTLFKSIMGFVSLSQGEVLILDLPVKKALKQNLVAYVPQSEEIDWNFPILVEDVVMMGRYGFMGFLRRSSKKDHEMVEEALQRVNMQDYRKRQIGELSGGQKKRIFLARALAQEGQVILLDEPFTGVDVKTEDQIMALLRELRDEGKVILVSTHNLGNVPDFCDRTILINRTILAAGETKKVFTQENLQKAFGGTLRHFVLSGSDLHNDDDARKVTVLSDHERPVVLYGEDQAGPALTERHKC, from the coding sequence ATGCAGGGATTAACCGTAAATAATATAAGCGTAACCTACCGTAATGGTTTTAATGCATTAGAGAACGCAAGCTTTAGCCTGCCTAAAGGCTCGATCACTGCATTAGTGGGTATTAATGGCAGTGGGAAATCAACATTATTCAAATCTATTATGGGTTTTGTCTCCTTGAGTCAGGGTGAAGTGCTCATTCTTGATCTCCCTGTTAAAAAAGCATTAAAGCAAAACTTGGTGGCTTATGTGCCACAAAGTGAAGAGATTGACTGGAACTTTCCTATTTTAGTTGAAGATGTTGTCATGATGGGACGTTATGGTTTTATGGGGTTCTTGCGCCGTAGCTCGAAGAAAGATCATGAAATGGTAGAAGAAGCTTTGCAACGCGTGAATATGCAAGATTATCGTAAAAGGCAGATAGGTGAACTCTCTGGTGGGCAGAAAAAACGTATCTTTTTAGCACGCGCATTGGCGCAAGAGGGACAAGTCATTTTACTTGATGAACCTTTTACCGGCGTTGACGTAAAAACTGAAGATCAAATAATGGCACTGCTTCGCGAGTTACGCGATGAAGGCAAGGTTATTTTAGTCTCTACCCATAATTTGGGTAATGTGCCTGATTTTTGTGATCGCACTATTTTGATAAACCGTACGATTTTAGCCGCGGGTGAAACTAAAAAAGTCTTTACCCAAGAGAATTTACAAAAAGCGTTTGGCGGGACGTTACGCCACTTTGTTTTATCGGGTAGCGACCTGCATAACGATGATGATGCGCGCAAAGTGACCGTTTTATCCGATCATGAGCGCCCTGTTGTCCTTTATGGTGAAGATCAAGCCGGCCCCGCTTTAACGGAGAGACATAAATGCTAG
- a CDS encoding metal ABC transporter substrate-binding protein, with product MFKSLFFSMSLCAVIFTSPLQAKTDSHKFKVITTFTIIADIAQNVAGDAAIVESITKANAEIHNYQATPGDLRRAQHADLILYNGLNLERWFDKFFVHLKSVPRVVVTKGIEVMGIHQGPYAGKPNPHAWMSAPNALIYVENIRNALVKYDPKNASTYNKNAQKYSAEILRAVEPFKAQIDNLPASKRWLVTSEGAFSYLARDYNLKELFLWPINADSQGTPQQVRHVIDIMRKEHINAIFSESTVSAKPAQQVARETGSHYAGVLYVDSLSNKDGPVPTYIDLLTTTLSQIVKGIKK from the coding sequence ATGTTTAAATCGCTTTTTTTTAGCATGTCGCTTTGCGCTGTTATATTTACTAGCCCCCTACAAGCTAAAACAGATAGTCACAAGTTTAAAGTGATCACCACGTTCACTATTATTGCAGACATCGCCCAAAATGTGGCTGGAGATGCTGCGATTGTTGAGTCTATTACTAAAGCGAATGCTGAAATACACAACTATCAAGCGACACCGGGTGATTTGCGCCGAGCGCAGCACGCCGATTTAATTCTTTATAATGGACTCAATTTAGAGCGTTGGTTTGATAAGTTTTTTGTACATCTTAAAAGTGTGCCACGTGTTGTTGTGACTAAGGGCATAGAAGTCATGGGCATACATCAAGGCCCTTACGCCGGAAAACCGAATCCTCATGCATGGATGTCTGCACCTAACGCCCTTATTTATGTTGAAAATATCCGTAACGCGTTAGTTAAATACGATCCTAAAAACGCCTCTACTTATAACAAAAACGCACAAAAATATTCAGCGGAGATACTACGCGCTGTCGAGCCTTTTAAAGCTCAAATAGATAACTTACCGGCAAGTAAACGCTGGCTTGTTACCAGTGAAGGTGCATTTAGTTACCTTGCCCGTGATTATAATTTAAAAGAGTTATTTTTATGGCCGATTAATGCCGACTCTCAAGGTACACCACAACAAGTAAGGCATGTTATCGATATTATGCGCAAGGAGCATATTAACGCCATCTTTAGTGAAAGCACCGTTTCTGCAAAACCGGCCCAACAAGTTGCACGCGAAACAGGCTCTCATTATGCGGGCGTATTATATGTCGATTCTTTAAGTAATAAAGACGGCCCCGTTCCGACTTACATTGATTTACTCACCACGACGCTTAGCCAAATTGTAAAAGGGATCAAAAAATAA
- a CDS encoding DUF3732 domain-containing protein yields the protein MKTLIHEIGVIDKVGNKHPVCFNKGLNVVTGKSSTGKSALIEIFDYCFGSSEDTVPKGVITDSAAIYYVCLQVNEQNMVIARRPNVKNKAFFHSEEGYFPSKIQENYFDSCYFIEMGKYKKYLRSFFLDIDDVDESLSAREKRRNKAKLATPSIRSFMSFILQHQNLVANKHALFYRFDEKIKRDQAIEHTKIFLGLVNQDFFILSQERERLRAELNSLKREQDANKRVAEKQKQRVAPVLTQLYAMMGFEDEPVSAPQVLRNPQDAKDRLDKLIVSENIVHNSNALSQSYNQLKRELATKTAKLRKFQRQATSINKHIDEEVRFVENSLKFKSPEKVQIATSVCPFCQTEQEHLKHSAEQLQRAIAKISSSLAHTKPMKAKFESTLVAVKRDIELFSKEVNMLNNQIMEIEKSEKQLAEQKSLYEAVLMTKARLFMLLETLNLADDAELENRFSTIKQDLVDIDKKLKKYNIQKGLADASEKVNKYMAEIGMHFEFEESYQPINLHFSFETFDLYHKTISGEKIYLRSMGSGANWLYCHVTLFLAIHRYFAELGDKCSIPSVLFLDQPTQVYFPNFKRDNSETFTEQKIADKDLRTENERAIDEDIIAVENLFSQLSIYCDTVENSNGFSPQIIVTDHADDLTLSNGVQFEDLVNGNRWRKRGLIDPVPPKN from the coding sequence ATGAAAACATTAATTCATGAAATAGGAGTCATCGACAAAGTCGGCAATAAGCATCCTGTATGCTTCAATAAAGGACTTAATGTCGTAACTGGTAAATCCTCGACTGGGAAAAGCGCCCTAATAGAAATTTTCGACTACTGTTTCGGTAGCAGTGAAGACACTGTACCTAAGGGGGTTATCACAGACAGCGCAGCCATTTACTATGTGTGCCTCCAAGTAAATGAACAAAATATGGTTATTGCTAGGCGACCTAATGTTAAGAATAAAGCATTTTTTCATAGCGAAGAGGGCTATTTCCCCAGTAAAATTCAAGAAAATTACTTTGATAGCTGTTATTTTATTGAGATGGGAAAGTATAAAAAGTACCTGAGGAGCTTTTTTTTGGACATTGATGATGTTGATGAATCATTATCAGCGAGAGAAAAAAGAAGAAACAAAGCAAAGTTAGCTACCCCTTCGATCAGAAGTTTTATGTCATTTATTCTTCAACATCAGAATTTAGTGGCGAATAAACATGCATTATTTTACCGCTTTGACGAAAAGATCAAACGGGATCAGGCAATAGAGCACACTAAGATCTTCCTTGGCTTGGTAAATCAAGATTTTTTCATTCTATCACAAGAGCGCGAACGATTACGCGCAGAACTGAATAGCTTAAAGCGCGAACAAGATGCCAATAAGCGGGTTGCAGAAAAGCAGAAACAACGTGTTGCTCCTGTGCTCACTCAATTGTATGCCATGATGGGGTTCGAAGATGAGCCAGTTTCTGCGCCACAGGTACTTCGTAACCCTCAAGACGCTAAGGATAGATTGGATAAGCTCATTGTATCTGAAAATATAGTACATAACTCAAATGCCCTTTCCCAAAGTTACAACCAATTAAAAAGAGAACTCGCTACGAAAACAGCGAAATTGAGAAAGTTTCAAAGGCAAGCGACATCGATAAATAAGCATATAGATGAAGAAGTTCGTTTCGTTGAAAACAGCCTGAAATTTAAGTCGCCAGAGAAAGTGCAGATTGCCACGTCGGTTTGTCCATTTTGCCAAACAGAACAGGAACACCTTAAGCATAGTGCTGAACAATTGCAACGGGCTATTGCAAAAATATCTAGTAGTTTGGCACATACCAAGCCAATGAAGGCAAAGTTTGAATCAACATTAGTTGCTGTGAAACGAGATATAGAGCTGTTTAGTAAAGAAGTAAATATGCTGAACAATCAAATTATGGAAATTGAAAAATCAGAAAAACAGCTTGCTGAACAAAAAAGCCTCTACGAAGCCGTTTTGATGACTAAAGCGCGCTTATTTATGTTGTTAGAAACACTTAACTTAGCAGATGATGCAGAGCTAGAAAATCGCTTTAGCACTATCAAGCAAGACCTGGTAGATATCGATAAAAAACTGAAAAAATATAATATTCAGAAAGGACTGGCCGACGCATCTGAAAAAGTTAATAAGTATATGGCAGAAATTGGTATGCATTTCGAGTTTGAAGAAAGCTACCAACCAATCAACCTGCATTTCTCTTTCGAAACGTTCGATCTTTATCATAAAACTATAAGCGGTGAAAAAATTTATCTAAGATCAATGGGTAGTGGTGCGAACTGGCTATATTGCCATGTCACCTTGTTCCTTGCTATTCACCGATACTTTGCCGAACTTGGTGATAAGTGTTCAATACCGTCTGTTTTATTTTTGGATCAACCTACACAAGTCTATTTCCCGAACTTTAAGCGAGATAATTCAGAAACATTCACGGAACAAAAAATTGCAGATAAAGACCTCCGAACAGAGAATGAACGTGCGATTGACGAAGACATTATAGCTGTTGAAAACTTATTCAGTCAGCTATCTATCTATTGCGACACAGTTGAAAATTCTAATGGCTTTTCACCGCAAATAATTGTCACTGACCATGCAGATGACCTAACTCTATCGAACGGTGTTCAATTTGAAGATTTGGTTAACGGTAATCGTTGGCGTAAGCGAGGGCTGATTGATCCTGTTCCACCAAAGAACTAA
- a CDS encoding three component ABC system middle component — MSSVIDALYQLKYNPFKYGEYLTSFYSSLENLENNFLLAQLVIPLCSHPFFANKLRHANNRSSLWSIFDDRTSLYDLQERMDEFKGLTEQSIRYCLINDWLVIDHENLTLRYSSDAVTIPAIQKNAVNLGKLISSHSVVETYAFLGVKPR, encoded by the coding sequence ATGAGTAGTGTTATAGATGCATTGTATCAACTGAAATACAATCCCTTTAAATACGGTGAATACCTAACGTCATTCTATTCCTCGTTGGAAAATTTAGAAAATAATTTTTTGCTCGCACAGCTCGTCATTCCACTTTGTAGTCATCCCTTTTTCGCCAATAAATTAAGACATGCGAATAATAGAAGTTCTCTTTGGTCTATTTTCGATGACAGAACAAGTCTTTATGATCTGCAAGAGCGAATGGATGAATTTAAAGGTCTTACCGAACAAAGTATCCGTTATTGTTTGATCAATGATTGGTTAGTGATTGATCACGAAAACCTAACACTAAGATACTCATCTGATGCAGTTACCATTCCAGCTATACAAAAAAATGCTGTAAATCTAGGTAAATTAATAAGCAGCCATTCTGTGGTTGAGACATATGCGTTTTTAGGAGTCAAACCGCGATGA
- the brnQ gene encoding branched-chain amino acid transport system II carrier protein, producing the protein MNQKLSTFDIIGLGFMSFAFFLGAGNIIFPPLAGSLAGENIVLATLGFLVTAVGLPLITLIAVAKAGGGLTTMAKYLPAKIATLLALVIFIIIGPSFATPRTALVAFEVGIRPLISDANATHLAIFSVLFFIVVAGLSISTGKLLDMVGKVITPLLIVLLIILATTVFMNPLADIGQASADYAATPFVKGVLEGYNTMDTLGALVFGMLIINVIKSKGITSRTVQYKYLVISGLIAALGLTFVYVSLFYLGATSQGVAMNVSNGGEIISLYVQALFGAPGQYLLSLVVGLACLTTAVGLVSAMSDFLVELKPNWNRKMLVVANCILCAFVTNVGLSQLITLSIPVLFTIYPVAIALVALTYAKEKLDNKPLSYAFVLSVSLAFGLLDGMKVTGVNVDMFSFLPMFDQGMAWLLPTIVALLIAMFVLKAKKEKTLVSA; encoded by the coding sequence ATGAATCAAAAATTATCGACATTCGATATCATCGGATTAGGTTTTATGAGTTTTGCCTTCTTTTTAGGCGCAGGAAATATCATTTTTCCACCACTTGCGGGCTCTCTAGCAGGTGAAAATATCGTACTTGCTACACTCGGATTTTTAGTTACCGCAGTAGGTCTACCCCTCATTACATTAATAGCCGTGGCGAAAGCCGGTGGTGGTTTAACGACGATGGCAAAATATTTGCCTGCAAAAATTGCGACCTTACTTGCTTTAGTTATCTTTATTATTATCGGTCCAAGCTTTGCAACACCAAGAACCGCTTTAGTCGCGTTTGAAGTGGGTATTCGTCCTTTGATAAGCGATGCAAATGCAACGCATCTTGCTATCTTTTCAGTCTTATTCTTTATTGTTGTTGCTGGACTTTCTATTTCAACAGGCAAATTATTAGATATGGTTGGTAAAGTGATCACACCTTTACTTATCGTGTTATTAATTATTTTAGCCACGACTGTATTTATGAATCCTCTTGCTGATATTGGTCAAGCTTCTGCAGATTATGCTGCGACTCCTTTTGTTAAAGGCGTTCTTGAAGGCTATAACACAATGGATACGCTGGGCGCGCTTGTGTTTGGTATGTTGATTATTAATGTTATCAAATCAAAAGGTATCACTTCACGTACCGTGCAATATAAATACCTTGTCATTTCAGGTTTAATTGCTGCACTGGGCTTAACGTTTGTTTATGTTTCTCTTTTCTATCTTGGTGCTACAAGCCAAGGTGTTGCGATGAATGTTAGCAATGGTGGCGAGATTATTTCCCTTTATGTACAAGCTCTTTTTGGTGCACCGGGACAATACTTATTATCACTTGTTGTAGGTTTAGCTTGTTTAACTACCGCGGTTGGCCTAGTAAGTGCAATGTCTGACTTCTTAGTTGAGTTAAAGCCAAACTGGAACAGAAAAATGTTAGTTGTTGCCAATTGTATCTTATGTGCATTTGTTACCAACGTCGGCCTAAGTCAATTAATCACTCTTTCAATTCCGGTCTTATTTACCATTTATCCGGTTGCGATTGCATTAGTTGCGCTAACTTATGCGAAAGAGAAACTTGATAATAAACCTTTATCTTATGCTTTTGTTCTTAGTGTCTCTCTTGCTTTTGGCTTGTTAGATGGTATGAAAGTAACGGGCGTAAATGTAGATATGTTCTCATTCCTACCGATGTTTGATCAAGGTATGGCATGGTTATTACCAACTATCGTTGCACTCCTTATTGCAATGTTTGTTTTAAAAGCTAAAAAAGAGAAAACCTTAGTTTCTGCTTAA
- a CDS encoding YciI family protein, translating into MFIVSLTYKTELSEVDKHIEDHIIYLRKYYTLGKFITSGRKVPRIGGIILVNASNKAEVDAIIKEDPFNIANVASYEVTEFIPTMVSKECEAFKNFI; encoded by the coding sequence ATGTTTATAGTCTCATTAACATACAAAACTGAATTATCGGAAGTCGATAAGCACATTGAAGATCATATCATCTACCTTAGAAAATATTATACCTTGGGTAAATTCATTACTTCGGGCAGAAAGGTTCCCCGAATAGGTGGAATAATTTTAGTCAATGCTTCGAATAAAGCAGAAGTGGATGCAATTATAAAAGAAGATCCATTTAACATTGCTAATGTAGCTAGTTATGAAGTAACAGAATTTATACCGACTATGGTTTCAAAAGAGTGCGAGGCATTCAAAAATTTCATATAA
- a CDS encoding phosphoribosylaminoimidazolesuccinocarboxamide synthase produces MSFADQVLAVNNDLPIRTDQPVHNGKVRSVYWLTAADSARLIKEKNYDVASDAPLAIMVISDRISAFDCIWHAENNLQGVPGKGAALNAISSHWFKLFKQQGLADSHILDIPHPLVWIVQKAKPIMIEAIARQYITGSMWRAYSQGEREFCGIKINDGLKKDQKLAELLVTPSTKGILKDIPGVPAVDDVNITRKNIEDNFLSFNFTHVEHIAQYEKLLREGFNVISEALADVKQIFVDTKFEFGYVTDKAGNEKIIYMDEVGTPDSSRIWDEEQYTQGNIVENSKEDFRQFLLKHFPDADVLLNKDRMLERAELAKNNALPVDALMKISETYCQIAEKIIGEKIVISKDPKAEIILILKEQYQLIDSIN; encoded by the coding sequence ATGAGTTTTGCCGACCAAGTTTTAGCCGTTAATAATGATCTGCCTATTCGCACCGACCAACCCGTCCATAATGGAAAAGTTCGCTCTGTATATTGGTTAACCGCAGCCGACAGCGCCCGCCTTATCAAAGAAAAAAATTATGATGTCGCAAGTGATGCTCCGTTAGCTATTATGGTGATCAGCGATCGCATTTCTGCTTTTGATTGTATCTGGCATGCTGAAAATAATCTGCAAGGTGTTCCTGGTAAAGGTGCCGCCTTAAATGCTATTTCGAGCCATTGGTTTAAATTATTCAAACAGCAAGGTTTAGCTGACAGTCATATCTTAGATATTCCTCATCCTTTAGTTTGGATAGTACAAAAAGCTAAACCGATCATGATCGAAGCTATCGCAAGACAATATATTACGGGGTCAATGTGGCGTGCATATAGCCAAGGCGAGCGTGAATTTTGTGGGATAAAGATCAACGATGGGTTGAAAAAAGATCAGAAGCTTGCAGAGTTATTGGTAACGCCTTCGACCAAAGGTATTTTAAAAGATATTCCCGGCGTCCCTGCCGTTGACGATGTGAATATCACGCGCAAAAATATCGAAGATAACTTTTTATCTTTTAACTTTACGCACGTAGAGCATATTGCGCAATATGAAAAATTATTACGTGAAGGCTTTAATGTTATCAGTGAGGCACTCGCTGATGTTAAACAAATATTTGTCGATACTAAATTTGAATTCGGTTATGTGACTGATAAAGCCGGCAATGAAAAAATTATTTATATGGATGAAGTTGGTACGCCAGACTCTTCGCGAATTTGGGATGAAGAGCAATACACACAAGGAAATATTGTTGAGAACTCTAAAGAAGATTTCAGACAGTTTTTGTTAAAACATTTCCCCGATGCCGATGTATTATTAAATAAAGATCGTATGCTTGAGCGCGCAGAGCTTGCTAAAAATAATGCGTTACCCGTTGATGCACTTATGAAAATTTCAGAAACATATTGTCAGATTGCAGAAAAAATTATTGGTGAAAAAATAGTAATCTCGAAAGATCCAAAAGCTGAAATAATTTTAATTTTAAAAGAACAATACCAATTGATTGATAGTATTAATTAA
- a CDS encoding metal ABC transporter permease → MQTLFDLLIEPFSYSFMQQGFLIVILLAIPSALLSCFLVLKGWSLMGDAISHSVLPGIVIAYMLAIPYAIGAFIAGITCAISTGYICDNSRLKEDTVMGIVFSSMFALGLVIMTKIESDVHLDRILFGDLLGTTWQDIGEVACISFIVSGFMIMKGKDLLLFVFDKQHAQAIGLPVRFLHYALLTVLSLTIVFSLKAVGMILVIALLIAPGSIAFLLSNNFMSMLKLSILISCSCSFLGVYISFYLDSAPAPTIIMIMSLLFIIVFIITSQTQKRRVAGNSRG, encoded by the coding sequence ATGCAGACACTCTTTGATTTACTGATTGAACCTTTTAGTTATAGCTTTATGCAACAAGGTTTTCTCATTGTTATTTTACTGGCCATTCCCAGCGCTTTATTGTCTTGTTTTTTAGTGCTCAAAGGATGGTCGTTAATGGGAGATGCTATTTCTCATTCTGTTTTGCCGGGGATCGTGATTGCTTACATGTTAGCTATTCCCTACGCCATTGGCGCCTTTATTGCGGGCATTACCTGCGCAATATCGACAGGGTATATTTGTGATAATAGCCGACTTAAAGAAGACACCGTGATGGGAATTGTCTTTTCTAGCATGTTTGCTTTAGGGCTTGTGATCATGACAAAAATCGAGTCTGACGTGCATCTTGATCGGATATTATTTGGCGACTTATTAGGGACAACTTGGCAAGATATTGGCGAAGTGGCTTGTATCAGCTTTATTGTTTCAGGTTTTATGATCATGAAAGGTAAAGACTTGCTGCTGTTTGTTTTTGACAAACAACACGCACAAGCGATTGGTTTACCCGTAAGGTTTTTACATTATGCGCTACTGACTGTTTTATCCTTAACGATCGTCTTCTCTTTAAAAGCGGTCGGCATGATTTTAGTTATCGCCTTATTAATTGCCCCAGGTAGTATCGCTTTTTTATTATCTAACAATTTTATGAGTATGTTAAAGCTCTCAATACTGATCTCATGTAGTTGCTCTTTTTTAGGTGTGTATATTAGTTTCTATCTTGATAGCGCCCCTGCTCCGACAATTATTATGATCATGAGTTTGCTGTTTATTATTGTTTTTATTATTACCAGTCAAACACAAAAACGCAGAGTCGCGGGTAATAGCAGAGGTTAA
- a CDS encoding metal ABC transporter permease translates to MLDYLLEPFQYHYMINAIFVSALVGAVCAFLSVYLMLKGWSLIGDALSHSIVPGVAGAYMLGLPFSLGAFFSGGLAATTMLFLQRHSKLKEDAIIGLIFTSFFGLGLFMVSLSPTSVNIQTIVLGNILAITPDDTIQLMIIGFVTLLILTCKWKDFMVLFFDENHAVSIGLNPTYLKILFFTLLSASTVAALQTVGAFLVIAMVVTPGASAYLLSDKFSHVIIISVLIGTFSSLFGAYLSYFVDGATGGVIILLQTLVFLLCFVFAPKHGLLASKRKCKQHHVKEAPHADTL, encoded by the coding sequence ATGCTAGATTATTTATTAGAGCCCTTTCAATACCATTATATGATCAATGCCATTTTTGTAAGTGCACTCGTGGGCGCCGTTTGTGCCTTTTTATCGGTGTATTTAATGCTTAAAGGTTGGTCTTTAATTGGTGATGCACTTTCTCACTCTATCGTACCCGGCGTGGCTGGGGCATATATGTTAGGTTTGCCCTTTTCTTTAGGCGCTTTCTTTTCAGGTGGGCTGGCTGCTACCACCATGTTATTTTTACAACGCCACTCAAAACTTAAAGAGGATGCCATTATAGGGCTGATTTTTACCTCTTTTTTTGGGTTAGGTTTGTTTATGGTTTCTTTGTCCCCTACTTCCGTCAACATTCAAACTATCGTCTTGGGTAATATCCTTGCGATCACGCCAGATGACACCATACAATTGATGATCATAGGCTTTGTTACTTTGCTGATTTTAACCTGCAAGTGGAAAGACTTTATGGTGTTGTTTTTTGATGAAAACCACGCAGTAAGCATTGGCCTTAACCCTACTTATTTAAAGATCCTCTTTTTCACCTTACTCAGCGCCTCAACCGTGGCAGCGTTACAAACCGTGGGTGCTTTTTTAGTGATTGCCATGGTGGTAACACCCGGTGCCAGCGCCTATTTACTGAGTGATAAATTTAGCCACGTTATTATCATCAGCGTTCTCATTGGTACGTTTAGCTCTTTATTTGGTGCTTATCTCAGTTATTTTGTCGATGGGGCGACCGGTGGCGTCATTATATTACTGCAAACACTCGTCTTTTTACTGTGTTTTGTTTTTGCGCCCAAACATGGGTTACTCGCAAGCAAAAGAAAATGTAAACAACATCATGTAAAAGAGGCACCCCATGCAGACACTCTTTGA